TTATGACTGTTTAGTCATGAGAAGATGATTAACTTAAGAGCCTCCGACCTGTCGGATCAAGAATGTAACTGTACTCTGATTCTCGTGCTACTTGGCTTCATGCAGCTTGTGTGATTCTTGCCCCCAGGTGGAATGGGATCTTTCCACGCCATGGTGAATTCCACCGTCCACATCATCATGTATTTCTACTACGGCCTTTCTGCTGCTGGACCGCGCTTCCAGAAGTTCTTGTGGTGGAAGAAATACATGACTGCCATTCAGCTGGTAGGGACACCCTCTACTCTGGACGCACTTTTCTCTGTCGTTTCTTGTTCTCCgggtttgttttttagtttaaGGCCTCTGCTCCCAGAGCTTTGAGACAAATCCATCTGAGGGGCTGGTTCCTTCCCAACAGATCCAGTTTGTCCTGGTGTCCCTCCACGCTACCCAGTATTACTTCATGGAGAGCTGCGACTACCAGTTCCCCATCCTCATCCACCTCATCTGGATGTACGGAACCTTCTTCTTCGTGCTCTTCTCCAACTTCTGGGTCCAGGCTTACGTGAAGGGCAAGCGGTTGCCAAAACAGGGAGCCGAGCAGCGCCCGAACGGCGCGGCCGCCCACGCCAACGGCATCGACCACGGAGCAAGCAACGGCGCCGCTCGCCACGAGAACAGCGGCAGCCACCTGAGCAAGATGAAGAAGGCCTGAGGCGGCTGGGATGAACCCGTTTGAAACTACTACGGATTCCAAagacttgtgtttcttttcccgTTATTAGTTTTAATCGCACGACTCGGGGGAAATGACGTGGTCAATGATTTCCACAGTTGACCTCCAAaacttttgctttgtttgtttgtttgtcgagCTTGAGTTGGGGAACCAATTGTATGAAGAGAAGATGTTTTTGACCAAAATATTATCTTCACTGATGTTGCAACGGGCTTCTGGTTCAGCGTCACACTGGTATTCACCCCACATGCCTTCACTACTTCTGACCCCCACATCGCACTGACCTCCCCCCGATGACAGATAACTGTACAGTTTCTATCAAACTTATAGTTTTACATCAAACAAAATAACTAATGTGTATTGGTTTAGACTTTCAAAATTTTGTTATATTGTGTATTTAAAATTAAATGCCAataaattttatttttaattatcttACGTTTTTCATGTGGCAGTATTTTCGACCGCAGTaaaagtgctgtgtgtgtgtgtgtgtgtgtgtgctgaaacATTTGAGTTGTGAAGACTAGCTGTGTTTCAACAAAGAAAAGTATTTGTGTTGCGAGCTGAAGCCTCTTGTCTCGGCCATCTCAAGTATGTGGAGCCAGTAGGAGGTCCAACAAGAGCTCCATTCTGCCTTgttagggggggaaaaaaagaaaatcattgttacggggcagagagaaaacaagtATCCTGCGGACCGGATCTCCTCCCATCGCCACCGACCACGCACGGGTTCATCAGGTTCACAAATGCCATCATATTAGCGCTCATTGAAATTGAGTTATTTAGGTCCATTCAGCTTGAACATGAATGCGAGCTGAATAAGCCACAGATCCAGTTAAATAGTCCCTTTGTTTCAGGCAGCTATTCCTCAATTGCAACTTGTCACAGCTGTAAACTAACCCTCCTAACAAGTTGATTCAAAAAACCTAATTATTTGATTATATTCTAcagttaaatgtaatttataatCGTCTCAATCCaaactgaactttttttttctctgtagaCTGACTTATCAAAGTGAAAGAGCGCATTTGTGACATGTGCCCTCTTCATCTGCCACATGGTAGTTTGAACTAATCTAGTGTAGTGGACAAAAATGAGGGCAAGATTCCAATATGTGACGTAGAAGTGAACTGCAAGTTAAGTGAATGTGTTCGTAATGAACTGATAGTCACAGTAACTGTTGCAAGTTTAATTCCAGGccaacattacatttcatgaGCAATCAGGTAAAATACAACTGGTATGAAAACATCCTCTAGGCATTCGCTCTGTGCATTAGATTGCTGCAGATTTACTGTTCACTAAGTCCTTTTCTCTTTGCTTTCACACTGTGGGGCTAAAGGAATCCtccacccggggggggggcggcattgGACATTACGACCTGGAGGATATCAAGCGATGAAGTTGCTACTGCTGTACAATGTACAGTGATCTGATGGCCCATCCCAGGCTTCATGCGTACCCAGATTGTCTGCTGCAGGGtgagatgaggaaaaaaaaaccactGAGCACTTCTCTCTACTGGTGAGGAGATGAGATGAATGCAGACCCTGGATGTGGTGCGGTTCGCCCTCTTTCCAATGCTCTTATTGCCCTGAAACCGTCGGCAGCAGTGATGAGAAGTGCCAGGGACGGAGTTGTGGTCGGGGGTTTGAAGAGATGAAATTAGTGGAGTGAGAGTGTCTCTCTTAAGTGATGTTCTCCAGGATGTAAAAGATGAACTCCATCACGATGGGCTCGTCGCCCCTCTTGCGCCCCCTGCTGTGTATGACTGGGATCAGCACGCTGTCCAGGGCGTTCAGGTACTGAGCCGGGAGGGGAAGCCCGTTGCTCCCAGCCACAAATCCCACCTGGAATCCCAAAAGAAACCTGCAATTAGTTTTACTTTGGCTGCACCAAGGAGCTTCGGCTATAATCTTTACTTGTGATGTTGCACCAGCCAGCGTTTTTTTAGTGGAGGAACATCTGGGGCTGCATTCACGATGCAACCGTATTACAGGAAGGTCGTTACAAATCGTCACCGTGACGGCAAACATTTCTGACCTCTTGGGATTCAAAGGCGACACGCAGCCCCAGCTTGGCCATCCCGTCCTCTTTGAGCAGTTTGAGGTGAGGACACAGCGCCAGGCAAAAGGCCCGAGCGATCCGCTCCGTTAACCGGTCGTGTTCAGCAGAGTCACTCGCCCCCCCCTTGGGCTGATGCCCCCTCTGCAGGAAAAACACCTGCACGGCACATAGAGAGGGTATGCATGTGGAGGGGGCAGTTTGCGATAGACATGGTAAATAATCGTTAGTCCATCAATTTCTTATTTGATGAAGCACTaggttgtttttgtgtctcaAAGCGGGGGGGTCTTTGGGGGTTTTGTTTTATGCACAACTCACAGAAATAAATGAGAATAATACATCTAAGGAGCTGGAATCAAAAGAATTTCATACTTCTGTCCAGCGGATGATCTTTCCGTTTTCTTTGTATTCTGACTTCTGAAACATCTTCGTGCTGCAGATGGACTCCATGGATTTCCCGTCGATGGGGCTCACGAGTCTGGAGGACACACGTTTACCACACGGGACGGAAATAAAAGACGTTATCGTCTCAAGAGGCCATTCACTGCGTTTTATTGATCCCTCTAAGCGCAAAAAGCACCGTTCAACCACGTGCACATCAAACACACGGACAGACTCACCCCTTATTCACCAAGCATTTCTCCTCCACCCACTGGACACACACGAGCTCCTGGCTGTCCGATTGGTCGAGCCGTCCGCAGGTGACGGAGTAGTCTTTCATGTCCCGCAGCGAGCGGCGCAGCTCGGCCATGGTTTCCACGGTGATCTGCACCATCAGCCCGTCTGGGTGAGAGGGGACAGCGATACAGGAGAAACACACGAACGGACACACGTACACTCACATGCATCAACATGTACGCACGCTTGGACAAACGGTCtgttaaaatgtacacagacacacacatatacacacacattctgaaTAACGCAGGCTTAAAGCAGTTTTACATGCACtaatttacttttttctttaataatacaaatatgtaAGCAATGATGTGGAGGTGAACCTGACTCCACTGTGAGCAGACCTCCTACCTTCTACGATGCTGGACTTGGCGAGGTATCCTGCAGACGCTTTCAGCGCACTGCTGAATATAAAAAAGCACGATCCAgtaactgcaacaacaaaaaggcaaGGAAGGAAACACCTTTAGACAAACTGTAGCTCCCGATGCTGATACATTAGGTTTATagcaacacaaaaaagaaactggCCTGCTGTGCCATCTAGTGTTACACGAGAGAacctctttattttgtttttactttaattcTCCTTTGGGCTCGTTAAAAAAATCTATTCTGTTTATACTATACATCTATTTCCAATACAACTTCATCcatgttaaatgtttaaatccAAGAATGGATTTTGAAGTTGCCgctcaattaaatgaaaaatgatctCTAACATTTCCGTTTCCGCTCCATAAAGCGTTACGGGTTTGCACGTGTCTACATATTTAGCATTTGCTACAGATTCAGTCCAGACTCCACTGATGTCCGCGTGTGCCTCTCAGTAGCCGGCAGTGGCCCACCTTTGCGTGGCTGGTTGTGGATGCTGATGGCCTGGGTTTGGTACTGGCCGTCGTCTCCTTGCACGCAGATGAGGTGGGAGTCTGCAGTCTCGTTGAAGCACGCCCCGATAGCCAGCACGTGCTCGTTTGACTTATTCAATGCCTTCATTAGCTGATAAGAGGGGAGGGCGACACTTGGTTAAAATACTTATGTGTGTTAACAATGATATACCATTGTTCACCCTTTGAGGCGTTTGAAGGCGTAGTCGTACCTCATTATACCCAGTGGTCGGGATCTTTATGCAGGTCCTCTGAGCCTCTAGATCCACAATGAGCCCCGGCACCATCGGCAGGCTGTAGCGGTAATTCCTAAAGTCCTGGAACATGACGGGACAGAACGGGGGAATGTTTGGTCAAAGTTTGGACACCGAAAACGATCTGTAGGAGGTGTTCCAAAACTCACCACTAAGAGTCGCATTATGGTGTGGCCAATTTCCCCAAACAGGGGCTTCCTTGAGCGCACGCTGTACAGAGGACACGGGTAaactggaagcagaaagaagaaagcTGCTGACTGAAGAGGAACCCTGTAGCGTTACAGACCTGGCACTTCCTTCTGgccagggtggggggggggggggggggcttacatCTGTATTCGGCCCCCAATCGCAGCACGAGGCGCAAGGGAAAGGCTTTGGCCCAGGCCACCtctgctctgtggaccagcagGCCAAAGAGGTACGGCTGGTTCGGCAGAGGCAGACCTTGAAGGGACTGGAGGGTGGAGCGCAGGTACAGGAAGCCCGCGTGCTCCTCGCTGCCCAGGAAGCTGCCGCCGCCGAACAAGGACAGCGACAGGTGCTTCACCACCTTTCCTGCACAgatacagaggggggggggggggggggaaaggttgCAGAATATAACACATCACTTTCGTTGGAAATTCCAGTACGTGAGCATTTCACCCTGCGTGCGTGCGGCTCTGACCTGTGAGGGCGTCCCTGTACAGCTGGATGATGTGGCTGAAAATGTCTTTGGGGAAGCTTTTCTCTTCAGGcaaacactgcagcagcagcaccacctccGCCTGGCCCACGGCGTGCATTCCCTTTGTCGTCACGCACCAGCACTTCCTGTTCACATCTGGCACGCAATCAAGGCAAATACCTCAGAGGTCTACAAGGACAGTTTATTTACGAGAGCAACCTTTTTGTAGTCAATAACAATGAACAGTTTCATTTAACAGGTGTACAATATGCTGTGTTGTTTGAGGAAAACTTCAATCAAAAGAGACATACAGTTGACCAGCTTGACCATTGCCAGCAGGTTGGCGTTGAGGACGAACACCAGGGGCTTGGGCCTGCCACTCTCCAGCTCCTGGATGAGCAGCATCTCAGAGGGCTGCTCCTCCACAGTATAATCTGAGGGACAAAGACGAAGCAACATTGCTGGATCTTCCACTGCTTTGGCTTTGAGCCGTCGCGGAAACTTACTTTTCAGATGCTGTAGCCTACTTTGATCCATAGTCGGTGGACACTGTGACTTTAAAGACGATATTTGAAGATGAACGCCTGTGCGTCCTCTGAGCCCTGGTCTAGTTGAGTGGGAAGGGcaggtttgttttgttaataCCGTTCTTtttaaacgcccccccccccccccccccagcagggcgGGATGCACGTTGTCATTAACAGCAAAGTGATGACCCTCACTGAGCAGGCCCCTCCCGCGAGACGCCTTATGGCTATATTAAATAAACctattttaagtaataatgtGTAATCTTCCCTCGTGTAACCATTTAGGTACGTTTACTCTCTATTGGGTACTTTGAGATTTGATTTACTGTGAAGTTTCCTGTGGCGATTGTGGTTTGTAAACTAGTATCTATGCATTCGGGGCTGTAGCGATAATGGCCGGCTACTTGACTTGAATTTTAAGTGGAAATGATCAAGAAATATAAACACTAATCCTACGATATCTTATTGTAAACAATCCGCTCATCAATATTGTTCTGTAGAAAGCTGCTGTCTCTTCCTTTGCTCCTCCACATTGTGACTTTCCCCTCGCCtcacgctgacctttgaccccccccatAGCGGGATGGAATCTGCCTTACCTCCTTTGACTCCCGTGGAGGTGAGGATGGGTGGCAGGCCTTCCAGCGGGATGAGGTTGGCAGAGCTGCCCACTAAAGCCGCGGTGCCCCAGCCGTACGGACCACAGGCCTCCTAGAGGAGGTGGGAGGCGGAGGACTGAGCCCACGTTCTGACTAGCGACAGATCATCGGCAGACATGTTGATATTTACGTTGGCGCCCGTCCTGTGTGGCCGAGAGGCTCTCCTGGTCTGCGGTGAACTCACAGGACTTCCAACCAGGCCGCCGAGCGCCCGTCTCATCAGCGGCGAGGCCCCTCTGACGGGCGAGGTCGGAGCAGACTCCGACTGCCCGCTGGGGAGGATGTCATCTGCAAACCACACCCTCCTTCTTCCCCTTGGAGGTGTCCCTGAAGAGAGGACGAAGGATTACTGAGGCAGAGTTCCATTTCAAAAGCTGcgaactgaaaaacaaaactgctcACTTTTGTCCAGGGTTGAatgacaggaaacacaaactCGTCCCTCCTTGCCGTCCAGATGTGTGAGTCTGAACTTCAGGTTGGAGCAAAGCGCACAAAAAACCTGCCGGTACCCAAAGCGCACGGGGCACGCATCAACTGAGAACCACATTTTATGCACAAATAGAAACGTTCACTCTCCTCACCTTCCCGCAAGCGCGGCAGTGATGCCTCCTCTTGGTAAACGTGAACTTGACCCCGCACTTCATGCAGACCTGCGCCTGAGCATCGGGGACCCACACGGGGGCCACCTCGCCGAGGACGGCGCCCCGGTCCTTGGACAGAATGCCGGCGGGGCTCAGCTCGTTGTCGGGGtccggaggagaagctgcacagTCGCCCATTGCTCCCTCCCCACCGGCCGCCTGGGCCCTGCCCGTCTCATCTCCTCCGTTACATCCGAGGGCCTTGAACTGGCCCTGGAGCTCCTTGGACCACCTGTCACGTGACTCGTCGCGCGAGGGAGCGGCGGGCGGTCCTGTCGCCTCCGAGCCGCAGGACTGCTCTTGCTGCTCCAGcctgctctcctccagctccttctcctCAACCACGGACTCCTCCTTCGAGGGGAGATCCtggggcttcttcttcttcctctcctcctcctcctttgcagcctccttctcttcttcctcctcctcctcctctacctccggCCACGCTGCCACTGCAGGGCTCAGCACCAGTGGGCCGGGAGACTCCCTGAAACAACTCTCCCCCCACATGGAGATGGCGGTCACGGTGCAGCTGCCTTCCTCCAGCCGGGAGGGTGGAGCGGTTTTGGCAGGATGCTCGGATGGCTTCTCCTCACATGGCCCCGAGCCGTTTGTGACGGACGCGTCAGACGAAGCCTTAGACGGGGATTCTGGTCTTATTTGCCCACAACCCAAACCCGGTTTGGAGACGTCGCCATCTTTAAGCACCAGCACACAGGGTCGGTTCAGCCAGTGG
This Gasterosteus aculeatus chromosome 8, fGasAcu3.hap1.1, whole genome shotgun sequence DNA region includes the following protein-coding sequences:
- the zfyve9b gene encoding zinc finger FYVE domain-containing protein 9, giving the protein MLKFFSARDDENESLLGAVTEDEGDNLSLRDTKRHWLNRPCVLVLKDGDVSKPGLGCGQIRPESPSKASSDASVTNGSGPCEEKPSEHPAKTAPPSRLEEGSCTVTAISMWGESCFRESPGPLVLSPAVAAWPEVEEEEEEEEKEAAKEEEERKKKKPQDLPSKEESVVEEKELEESRLEQQEQSCGSEATGPPAAPSRDESRDRWSKELQGQFKALGCNGGDETGRAQAAGGEGAMGDCAASPPDPDNELSPAGILSKDRGAVLGEVAPVWVPDAQAQVCMKCGVKFTFTKRRHHCRACGKVFCALCSNLKFRLTHLDGKEGRVCVSCHSTLDKRTPPRGRRRVWFADDILPSGQSESAPTSPVRGASPLMRRALGGLVGSPVSSPQTRRASRPHRTGANEACGPYGWGTAALVGSSANLIPLEGLPPILTSTGVKGDYTVEEQPSEMLLIQELESGRPKPLVFVLNANLLAMVKLVNYVNRKCWCVTTKGMHAVGQAEVVLLLQCLPEEKSFPKDIFSHIIQLYRDALTGKVVKHLSLSLFGGGSFLGSEEHAGFLYLRSTLQSLQGLPLPNQPYLFGLLVHRAEVAWAKAFPLRLVLRLGAEYRFYPCPLYSVRSRKPLFGEIGHTIMRLLVDFRNYRYSLPMVPGLIVDLEAQRTCIKIPTTGYNELMKALNKSNEHVLAIGACFNETADSHLICVQGDDGQYQTQAISIHNQPRKVTGSCFFIFSSALKASAGYLAKSSIVEDGLMVQITVETMAELRRSLRDMKDYSVTCGRLDQSDSQELVCVQWVEEKCLVNKGLVSPIDGKSMESICSTKMFQKSEYKENGKIIRWTEVFFLQRGHQPKGGASDSAEHDRLTERIARAFCLALCPHLKLLKEDGMAKLGLRVAFESQEVGFVAGSNGLPLPAQYLNALDSVLIPVIHSRGRKRGDEPIVMEFIFYILENIT